One window of the Blastocatellia bacterium genome contains the following:
- a CDS encoding J domain-containing protein, translated as MVKRDYYEILGVTREATRAEITRAYKKLARKYHPELNPGDEEARRKFEEITEAYDVLSDPKKRALYDRYGWRWDELSKEGERRATPDIIFEGFDFSAEESFGNFLEELFAPSTGKRVRAPQRGEDLEVPVALSFERALRGTTVLVTVTRRQTCPRCEGRGEIQGPQGTCFRCGGTGRRPTSRGPLRLSVCCEQCEGTGRSAPICSLCHGETRIPIEESLEVKIPAGVDTGSRIRVEGKGDAGWYGGPPGDLYVVTNVQAHPFFVRKGDNIYCTIPITITEAVLGAKIEVPTLWGKATLRIPPGTQSGQIFRLREQGAPSLRGDVRGDQYVEVRVVIPRLIDQRSRELMREFERLNPGNPRAELMQVAGLLVDASSEAEASH; from the coding sequence ATGGTGAAGCGAGACTATTACGAAATCCTCGGCGTGACGCGAGAAGCAACGCGCGCGGAGATCACCCGAGCCTACAAAAAGCTCGCGCGCAAATACCATCCCGAGCTTAACCCCGGCGACGAAGAGGCACGTCGAAAGTTCGAAGAGATCACTGAAGCCTATGATGTCTTGAGCGATCCGAAGAAGCGTGCCCTCTACGACCGATATGGCTGGCGATGGGATGAGCTGTCGAAGGAGGGGGAGAGACGAGCGACCCCCGATATCATTTTCGAGGGGTTCGATTTCAGTGCCGAGGAATCCTTCGGCAACTTTCTCGAAGAGTTGTTCGCTCCCTCCACTGGCAAACGGGTGAGGGCGCCGCAGCGCGGGGAAGACCTTGAAGTCCCCGTCGCCCTGAGCTTCGAACGCGCCTTGCGCGGCACGACAGTCCTCGTGACGGTCACCCGCCGTCAGACGTGTCCGCGCTGCGAGGGCCGCGGCGAAATTCAGGGTCCTCAAGGCACTTGCTTCCGATGCGGCGGGACAGGACGACGTCCGACATCGCGCGGCCCGCTCCGACTGAGTGTGTGCTGCGAGCAATGCGAGGGGACCGGACGGAGCGCTCCCATTTGCTCACTCTGCCATGGGGAGACGCGCATCCCGATCGAAGAATCGCTGGAGGTGAAAATTCCGGCGGGCGTAGATACGGGCTCGCGCATTCGCGTCGAGGGCAAAGGCGATGCCGGCTGGTATGGAGGCCCTCCCGGCGATCTCTACGTCGTCACCAACGTCCAGGCACATCCGTTCTTCGTCCGCAAAGGCGACAATATCTATTGCACGATCCCGATCACGATCACCGAAGCCGTCCTTGGCGCGAAGATCGAAGTCCCGACGCTGTGGGGGAAGGCCACGCTCCGCATTCCGCCCGGCACGCAGTCGGGCCAGATCTTCCGATTGCGCGAGCAAGGAGCTCCGAGCCTCCGTGGCGACGTGCGCGGCGATCAGTACGTCGAGGTCAGGGTCGTCATCCCGCGGCTCATTGATCAACGCTCGCGAGAGCTGATGCGCGAATTCGAGCGCTTGAATCCGGGGAATCCCCGCGCCGAGTTGATGCAGGTGGCCGGATTGCTCGTCGACGCATCATCGGAGGCGGAGGCCTCACATTGA
- a CDS encoding hemolysin family protein, whose product MLTLASITCLLILVLLATFESALAQLSDVQLRVLLVEQERRFRSRLLRELVENRQRLLLTLSMGMHLMTVLLAITTVFLFQRWEVEHPLAAGLVAMILVVGVFRQFLPRLLVQNDPERMLLRLLPVISAFYALFWPPAYPIYRALQAAKARTPEPPEEESSGEEIQAFIDVGEQEGIIEESEGQLIQSIVELGDRRVRDVMTPRSDIVAIPLQTTIEDALRTMVETRYSRLPVYREHLDDIEGIVVLRDLVAAYLAGRGNERVTAAMRPAYFVPETKGAAELLQEMKRARLHIALVVDEYGGIAGLVTLEDLLEEIIGEIHDEGQPEPAEILAQPDGTFLVKGTTDVRKLELFFRTEIESDDFTTVAGLILKHLDHLPTVGEGIEYKGFRFEVVDADARRIRTVRVHPPPPPSPSPEEEGGISHATTARR is encoded by the coding sequence ATGTTGACTCTCGCGAGCATCACCTGTCTGTTGATCCTCGTGCTCTTGGCGACGTTCGAGAGCGCGCTGGCGCAGCTCAGCGATGTGCAATTGCGCGTCCTGCTTGTCGAGCAGGAACGTCGCTTTCGCTCTCGCCTGCTTCGAGAACTCGTCGAGAACCGCCAGCGCCTGCTCCTGACGCTCAGCATGGGGATGCACCTGATGACCGTTTTACTGGCCATCACCACCGTCTTCCTGTTCCAGCGTTGGGAGGTCGAGCATCCGCTCGCGGCAGGTCTCGTCGCCATGATCCTCGTCGTCGGCGTGTTTCGGCAGTTCCTACCGCGCCTCCTGGTCCAGAACGATCCCGAGCGCATGCTCTTGCGCTTGCTTCCCGTGATCTCGGCTTTCTACGCGCTCTTTTGGCCGCCAGCATATCCCATCTATCGCGCCCTTCAGGCCGCGAAAGCTCGAACCCCTGAGCCCCCTGAGGAGGAGAGCTCCGGCGAAGAGATCCAAGCGTTCATTGACGTGGGAGAACAAGAAGGCATCATCGAGGAATCCGAAGGGCAGCTCATCCAATCCATCGTGGAACTCGGCGATCGGCGCGTCCGCGATGTGATGACCCCTCGAAGCGACATCGTCGCGATTCCTCTGCAGACGACCATCGAGGATGCTCTTCGTACAATGGTCGAGACCCGATATTCGCGATTGCCCGTCTATCGAGAGCACTTGGACGACATCGAAGGGATCGTTGTCCTTCGCGATCTTGTGGCCGCTTATCTCGCGGGCCGAGGGAATGAGCGAGTCACTGCGGCGATGCGACCGGCCTACTTTGTGCCAGAGACCAAAGGCGCGGCCGAGCTGTTGCAGGAGATGAAGCGCGCCCGCCTTCATATCGCTCTCGTCGTGGACGAATACGGAGGCATCGCCGGCCTGGTCACGCTGGAGGATCTGCTGGAGGAGATCATCGGGGAGATCCACGATGAAGGGCAACCCGAGCCCGCTGAGATCCTCGCTCAACCCGATGGGACGTTCCTCGTCAAAGGGACGACCGACGTCCGGAAGCTCGAACTCTTCTTCCGCACCGAGATCGAGAGCGACGACTTCACGACGGTGGCCGGATTGATCCTCAAACATCTGGATCATCTTCCCACTGTCGGCGAGGGCATCGAATATAAGGGCTTCCGCTTCGAGGTCGTGGATGCCGATGCTCGTCGTATCCGCACGGTGCGCGTTCATCCGCCCCCCCCGCCTTCCCCCTCCCCGGAAGAGGAGGGAGGAATTTCTCATGCGACGACTGCCCGGAGGTGA
- a CDS encoding thioredoxin-like domain-containing protein encodes MSEDYMGKVTAPEFPEGLEWLNTKRPLTLRELRGKVVLLDFWTYCCINCMHILPELKKLERRFERELVVIGVHSAKFPAERETENIRQAILRYEIEHPVVNDRDMLVWRLYGARAWPTLVLIDPRGKIVGQVAGEITAEVFGAVIAEVIRTFDARGEIDRRPIRFDLERERVPEPVLSFPGKVLADAASGRLFIADSNHNRIVVASLTDGTILDVIGHGEAGLRDGDFETAQFNHPQGMALRGDTLYIADTENHAIREADLKARTVRTIAGTGYQLRRLFHSGGPALQVDLNSPWDLLFLDDRLYIAMAGSHQLWVLDLKAKTVMPYAGSGYEGCQDGPLLEASLAQPSGLTTDGQRLYVADSEASAIRAVDLDPRGRVETLVGEDLFVFGDRDGPSSRARLQHPLGVAFHEGVIYVADTYNNKIKKLFPTVRQVVTFLGTGEAGLRDGERPLFDEPAGISVANGKLYIADTNNHVIRVADLQTGRVATLELKGVERLRPRGKAASVSPVLIGPAQRVAAGAGTLTLSLRLPKDHKVNEQAPSLISLRVEGDPVVRFDQEQTTLTLRRPTFPISLPVVFREGKGRLIVEWTLYYCRSDLTGLCYFTEARQEIPLEVGSGGTSPRLSLAYEVRH; translated from the coding sequence ATGTCCGAGGATTACATGGGGAAGGTGACGGCGCCGGAATTTCCGGAAGGCTTGGAATGGTTGAATACGAAGCGTCCGCTCACGCTCCGCGAACTGCGCGGAAAAGTCGTGCTGCTCGATTTTTGGACCTACTGCTGCATCAACTGCATGCACATTCTCCCGGAGTTGAAGAAGTTGGAGCGGCGATTCGAGCGCGAGCTGGTCGTCATTGGAGTGCATTCGGCCAAATTCCCCGCCGAGCGGGAGACCGAGAACATCCGCCAGGCGATCTTGCGCTACGAGATCGAGCATCCGGTGGTGAACGATCGCGACATGCTCGTCTGGCGGCTCTACGGCGCGCGCGCATGGCCAACGCTGGTGCTCATTGACCCACGGGGGAAGATCGTCGGACAAGTCGCGGGCGAGATCACGGCTGAGGTTTTCGGAGCGGTGATCGCCGAGGTGATCCGCACCTTCGACGCGCGGGGAGAGATTGATCGTCGGCCCATTCGATTCGATCTTGAACGGGAGCGCGTGCCGGAGCCGGTGCTCTCCTTCCCGGGGAAGGTCCTCGCCGACGCTGCCTCTGGGCGTCTCTTCATCGCTGATTCGAATCACAATCGCATCGTGGTGGCCTCGCTCACCGATGGGACGATCCTGGACGTGATTGGACACGGGGAGGCCGGATTGCGAGATGGGGATTTCGAGACGGCGCAATTCAATCATCCGCAAGGGATGGCTCTGCGCGGCGACACACTGTACATCGCCGATACGGAGAATCACGCTATTCGCGAAGCGGATTTGAAGGCCCGCACGGTGAGGACGATTGCGGGGACAGGATATCAATTGCGCCGTCTGTTCCATTCGGGAGGGCCAGCGCTTCAGGTGGATTTGAATTCGCCGTGGGATCTCCTCTTTCTGGACGATCGGCTCTACATCGCCATGGCCGGCTCACATCAACTCTGGGTGCTGGATTTGAAGGCGAAGACCGTGATGCCGTATGCGGGGAGTGGATATGAAGGATGCCAAGATGGACCTCTACTGGAGGCGTCGCTTGCTCAACCGAGTGGGCTGACGACCGATGGCCAGCGGCTCTATGTCGCCGATAGCGAGGCGAGCGCCATTCGCGCCGTTGACCTCGATCCGCGCGGGCGCGTGGAGACGCTCGTCGGCGAAGACCTCTTCGTCTTCGGCGATCGCGATGGGCCAAGCTCTCGAGCCCGATTGCAACATCCGCTCGGCGTGGCATTTCACGAGGGCGTCATTTACGTGGCCGACACGTACAACAACAAGATCAAGAAGCTCTTCCCCACCGTGCGGCAGGTCGTCACATTTCTCGGCACTGGGGAAGCCGGATTGCGCGATGGCGAGCGCCCGCTCTTCGATGAGCCCGCGGGAATCAGCGTCGCCAACGGGAAGCTCTACATCGCCGATACGAACAATCACGTCATTCGCGTCGCTGATCTGCAGACGGGACGTGTCGCCACGCTGGAATTGAAGGGCGTGGAGCGGCTGCGTCCGCGTGGGAAGGCGGCTTCCGTCTCCCCCGTGTTGATTGGGCCCGCACAACGGGTGGCAGCGGGTGCGGGAACGCTTACTCTCTCGTTACGCTTACCCAAGGACCATAAGGTGAACGAACAAGCCCCCTCATTGATTTCGCTGCGCGTCGAAGGAGATCCCGTCGTGCGCTTCGATCAGGAGCAGACGACGCTGACGCTTCGCCGTCCAACGTTCCCCATCTCGCTCCCCGTCGTCTTCCGTGAGGGAAAGGGTCGGCTCATCGTCGAATGGACGCTCTACTATTGTCGTTCTGACCTCACCGGCCTCTGCTATTTCACCGAAGCCCGCCAGGAAATCCCCCTTGAGGTTGGATCCGGCGGGACCTCTCCGCGTCTCTCTCTCGCGTATGAAGTGAGGCACTGA
- a CDS encoding DUF4234 domain-containing protein → MEEWRGFQAYSRTFFGAPGPERNVVLYVILSLLSCGLFAPLWMYLIGRDLRRALVHEELRPGLDLLLAAITCGIWWFYLLYRYSSLVVELKRRVGLSGGELPVISLILGILSLGLVSLALMQSELNRIWRVVEGRT, encoded by the coding sequence ATGGAGGAATGGAGGGGATTCCAGGCGTATTCCCGCACGTTCTTCGGCGCACCGGGTCCGGAACGGAACGTGGTACTCTATGTCATCCTATCGCTGCTCAGTTGTGGCCTCTTCGCACCTCTGTGGATGTATCTGATCGGCCGCGATCTGCGCCGAGCACTCGTGCACGAGGAATTGCGCCCCGGATTAGACCTTCTGCTGGCCGCTATCACCTGCGGCATCTGGTGGTTTTACCTCCTCTACCGGTATTCCTCGCTCGTCGTGGAACTGAAGCGCCGCGTCGGATTGAGCGGTGGGGAATTGCCGGTGATCTCCCTCATCCTCGGCATCTTGAGCTTGGGCTTGGTGAGCCTGGCGCTCATGCAAAGCGAATTAAATCGCATCTGGCGGGTCGTGGAAGGACGGACATGA
- the era gene encoding GTPase Era, producing MRRLPGGESLMSEDVADRPTKSGFVALIGRPNVGKSTLLNQLIGQKIAAVSDKPQTTRWRIRGILTRPEGQIIFVDTPGIHKPIHRMNERMMSAVEAAIADVDLLLLMIDVTEPFGGGDRFVLEMVKRAEKPAFLLLNKIDRLADKRQLLPLIDLYRREYDFKEYIPLSALTGENVDLLLRRLFEHLPEGPLYYPEGEITDQPERLLVAEIVREKILMITRDEIPYVTAVYTESFKEEGNLLRIHCVILVERESQKPIIIGKGGERLKKIGTLARQEIEFLFGKKVFLELYVKVREKWRENDALLTQLGLER from the coding sequence ATGCGACGACTGCCCGGAGGTGAATCGCTCATGTCAGAAGACGTCGCTGATCGCCCGACGAAATCCGGATTCGTCGCCCTCATCGGCCGACCGAACGTCGGAAAATCGACGCTCTTGAATCAGCTCATCGGCCAGAAGATCGCTGCCGTCTCGGACAAACCGCAAACCACGCGCTGGCGCATTCGCGGGATCCTCACTCGTCCGGAAGGGCAAATCATCTTCGTGGACACGCCAGGGATCCACAAACCCATCCACCGCATGAACGAACGTATGATGAGCGCTGTCGAAGCCGCCATCGCCGACGTGGACCTTTTGCTCTTGATGATCGATGTGACCGAGCCCTTCGGAGGGGGCGATCGCTTTGTGCTAGAGATGGTGAAGCGAGCGGAGAAGCCGGCCTTTTTGCTCCTGAACAAGATTGATCGGCTGGCCGACAAGCGCCAGCTTCTCCCGCTCATTGATCTCTATCGCCGCGAATACGACTTCAAGGAATACATCCCCCTCTCGGCTCTCACGGGGGAGAACGTGGACCTACTCCTTCGCCGCCTCTTCGAACATCTCCCGGAAGGTCCCTTGTATTATCCCGAGGGCGAGATCACCGATCAACCCGAACGGCTCCTGGTGGCCGAGATCGTGCGCGAGAAGATCCTCATGATCACGCGCGATGAGATCCCCTATGTCACGGCGGTCTATACGGAGAGCTTCAAAGAGGAGGGGAACCTGCTCCGCATCCACTGCGTGATCTTGGTCGAGCGCGAGTCGCAAAAGCCGATCATCATCGGCAAAGGAGGCGAACGCTTGAAGAAGATCGGCACGCTCGCCCGCCAAGAGATCGAATTCCTGTTCGGGAAAAAGGTCTTCCTGGAGCTTTACGTCAAAGTTCGCGAGAAGTGGCGCGAGAACGACGCCCTGCTCACGCAACTTGGTTTGGAACGTTGA
- a CDS encoding PhoH family protein, with product MKKVVVAPKGIELLFGPNDQNIKLLESILNVRVDARGGDLIIHGEDADIETFQRLLDDFATLVEEGRPPSERDLKLVLRQIAEDRSYSLREHFRIGTLNPAGKKVVMARSANQLRYIQAMERSDFVFAIGPAGTGKTYLAVAMAVQMLMNKRVNRIILTRPAVEAGEKLGFLPGDLQEKVDPYLRPLYDALYDIMDYERVERFLERRVIEIAPLAFMRGRTLGDSFIILDEGQNTTSEQMKMFLTRIGLDSKVVVTGDVTQIDLPPGKRSGLVEAREILSGIEGIEFVYFTEKDVVRHPLVKAIIKAYEERNKKTLME from the coding sequence TTGAAGAAGGTCGTTGTGGCGCCCAAAGGCATAGAATTGCTCTTTGGCCCGAATGACCAAAATATCAAGCTCCTGGAATCGATCCTGAATGTCCGTGTGGATGCCCGCGGCGGTGACCTCATCATTCATGGCGAGGATGCCGACATCGAGACTTTCCAGCGACTCTTGGATGACTTCGCCACGCTCGTCGAGGAAGGACGCCCGCCCTCAGAGCGAGATTTGAAGCTCGTCCTCCGACAGATCGCCGAAGATCGGTCTTACAGCTTGCGGGAACATTTTCGCATCGGCACGTTGAACCCGGCGGGCAAGAAGGTCGTCATGGCCCGCTCGGCGAACCAACTCCGATACATCCAGGCGATGGAACGCAGCGATTTCGTTTTCGCCATTGGGCCAGCGGGAACGGGAAAGACGTACCTCGCCGTCGCCATGGCCGTCCAAATGCTCATGAACAAGCGGGTGAATCGGATCATCCTGACGCGCCCGGCCGTGGAGGCCGGCGAGAAACTCGGATTTCTCCCCGGCGATCTCCAGGAGAAGGTGGATCCTTACCTCCGTCCCCTATACGATGCGCTCTACGACATCATGGATTATGAGCGCGTCGAACGGTTCTTGGAACGACGCGTCATCGAGATCGCGCCCCTCGCGTTCATGCGCGGGCGGACGCTCGGCGATTCGTTCATCATCCTCGACGAAGGGCAAAACACGACCTCGGAACAGATGAAGATGTTCCTGACGCGCATCGGCCTCGACTCGAAGGTCGTCGTCACGGGTGACGTCACCCAAATCGATCTCCCTCCGGGAAAACGATCGGGATTGGTCGAAGCTCGTGAGATCCTCTCTGGCATCGAAGGCATCGAATTCGTCTATTTCACGGAGAAGGACGTGGTGCGTCATCCGCTGGTGAAAGCCATCATCAAGGCCTACGAGGAGAGGAACAAGAAGACGCTGATGGAGTGA
- the ybeY gene encoding rRNA maturation RNase YbeY, whose translation MMNRQRRYRLNVRALARFTERVLAAVGKSGHGVAIVFVGDRTIRHLNREFRGIDRPTDVLSFPFGETEPDVPGSPPYLGDVIISVETARRYAARWRISLDRELRNLIIHGVLHLCGYDHETDQGEMRRLERRLRRTLPR comes from the coding sequence ATGATGAATCGTCAACGGAGATATCGTCTGAACGTGCGAGCGTTGGCGCGCTTCACCGAGCGCGTCTTGGCCGCCGTCGGCAAGAGTGGGCATGGGGTCGCGATCGTATTCGTCGGCGATCGAACGATCCGCCATCTCAATCGGGAATTCCGGGGCATTGACCGACCCACGGATGTCCTCTCCTTCCCCTTTGGCGAGACGGAGCCTGACGTTCCGGGATCACCGCCGTATCTCGGTGACGTCATCATCTCGGTGGAGACGGCGCGACGATACGCTGCGCGGTGGCGCATCTCGCTTGATCGAGAGCTGCGGAATTTGATCATTCACGGCGTGCTGCATCTGTGCGGTTACGATCACGAGACCGATCAAGGAGAGATGCGCCGACTGGAACGCCGCCTTCGACGTACGCTTCCTCGATAA
- a CDS encoding TonB-dependent receptor: MKCSSLFWTSALRTLRGTGFVLLSLFCLWASAWGRERPSFSQTHLSVAVVDENGRPIPGARVVLERGDGSIIREAETDSVGRFTFSDLAAGMYRLRVEKERFYVITVPDVRLPENAAVEIVLPRQQEFVEVVEVTPSPSTLDPWRTTARAELSALEITMLPTPVMRDLRYSLALLPNVVQDAFGNLHIAGSAETQTLATLDGFTVTHPMTGRFDARVSVDAIGEAQIHSSRYSAEYGRGSGGVLALSTLMGDDRFRFSATDFIPSVQKRKGIHVDGWTPRVTFSGPLRKKRAWFYNAFEGEYDVAIVEELPHDADRNHVWRWSDLAKVQANLTSTHLLTFTVLLNRFRSPYDGLSRFIPREATRRLTHEVDLLTLKGQIYRPNGLSLEYGVGAMYFRHSERPWGDAPYLLFPEGPRGNFFRMRESRAHRWQGIVNLTLPSFHRRWRHEVKLGVEWHHLGAREHAQRRPIVIFRHDGTRVRTVQFNTPIDARMTNIEVGLYGQDRWFLSPRGVLEIGLRFDWDSALGATRWSPRATASYLLTADRRTKLVGGIGLFHDATNLELLLRPLAGRRWDVWHEAEDRLGKSTETVFRADARALAPSGALIWSLGIERQISTGLFLSFEFLQKRGFRGWAYVPMTENAVISPGREMRSPLDLSTTNVRLIELRDVKRDRYDALHGALRWNLWESATLFASYARSRARSNAVLDFTPETLILGPQADGPLSWDTPNRFLLWGWMPLPKRFALACALEWRDGYPFIVVNEEQRLVEPPNRRRLPTYFSLNLHVERRFQLFGLQWALRAGVNNVTNHPNASTVNNNVDSPQFLALGGLQRRAFVGRLRLLGRK, encoded by the coding sequence ATGAAGTGCTCGTCCCTCTTCTGGACCTCTGCGCTTCGGACGCTGCGAGGAACAGGGTTCGTTCTCCTTTCGCTCTTTTGCCTGTGGGCTTCGGCATGGGGGAGAGAACGCCCTTCCTTCTCCCAAACGCATCTGAGCGTCGCCGTCGTGGATGAGAACGGCCGACCAATCCCGGGGGCGCGCGTGGTACTTGAGCGGGGGGACGGGAGCATCATTCGTGAAGCGGAGACCGATTCGGTAGGACGATTCACCTTCTCCGATCTCGCGGCCGGAATGTACCGCCTCCGCGTTGAGAAAGAGCGCTTTTATGTCATCACGGTGCCGGATGTTCGTCTTCCCGAGAACGCCGCCGTGGAGATCGTCTTGCCGCGGCAGCAGGAGTTCGTCGAAGTCGTCGAGGTGACGCCTTCCCCCTCGACGCTCGATCCATGGCGAACGACCGCGCGCGCGGAGTTGAGCGCCCTGGAGATCACCATGCTTCCGACGCCCGTCATGCGCGATCTGCGCTATTCGCTCGCCCTGCTCCCGAACGTCGTCCAGGATGCCTTCGGAAATCTCCACATCGCGGGCTCGGCCGAAACGCAAACTCTCGCGACGCTCGATGGTTTCACGGTCACGCATCCGATGACGGGACGCTTCGACGCGCGCGTGAGCGTAGATGCCATCGGCGAGGCTCAAATCCACAGCAGCCGATACTCGGCCGAATATGGGAGAGGCTCTGGTGGCGTGCTCGCTCTCTCCACGTTGATGGGGGACGATCGGTTCCGCTTCTCGGCCACCGATTTCATCCCCTCCGTCCAAAAGCGCAAGGGGATTCACGTGGATGGCTGGACGCCGCGGGTGACTTTTTCGGGACCACTTCGAAAGAAGCGAGCGTGGTTTTATAACGCCTTCGAGGGAGAATACGATGTCGCCATCGTCGAGGAGCTGCCACATGACGCCGATCGCAACCATGTCTGGCGATGGAGTGACCTCGCAAAGGTGCAGGCGAATCTCACCTCGACGCACTTGCTGACGTTCACGGTTCTCCTCAATCGCTTCCGCTCGCCCTATGACGGACTCTCGCGCTTCATCCCGCGCGAGGCGACGCGCCGCCTCACTCACGAGGTCGATCTCCTCACGCTGAAAGGGCAGATCTATCGGCCCAACGGTCTCTCTCTCGAATACGGCGTGGGCGCGATGTACTTTCGCCACTCTGAACGTCCGTGGGGAGACGCACCGTATCTCCTCTTCCCTGAAGGCCCGCGCGGCAACTTCTTCCGAATGCGAGAGAGCCGAGCGCACCGTTGGCAGGGGATCGTGAATCTCACACTCCCCTCCTTCCACAGACGCTGGCGACACGAAGTGAAGCTCGGCGTGGAGTGGCATCACCTCGGGGCGCGGGAGCATGCGCAGCGCCGCCCCATCGTCATCTTTCGACACGATGGGACGCGGGTGCGAACGGTACAGTTCAATACGCCCATTGACGCACGAATGACGAATATCGAGGTGGGACTCTATGGGCAGGATCGGTGGTTCCTCTCTCCGCGGGGAGTGCTCGAAATCGGTCTTCGGTTCGATTGGGATTCCGCTCTCGGCGCAACGCGATGGTCGCCGCGCGCGACGGCGAGCTATCTGCTCACTGCTGATCGGCGGACCAAACTCGTCGGAGGGATCGGCCTCTTTCATGACGCCACGAATTTAGAGCTCCTGCTGCGTCCTCTGGCCGGACGACGATGGGATGTCTGGCATGAGGCCGAAGACCGCCTGGGGAAATCCACGGAGACCGTCTTTCGAGCGGATGCTCGTGCTCTCGCTCCATCGGGCGCGCTGATTTGGAGCCTCGGCATCGAGCGACAGATCTCGACGGGGCTCTTCCTCTCCTTCGAGTTCTTGCAAAAGCGGGGATTTCGCGGATGGGCTTACGTCCCGATGACCGAGAACGCCGTGATCTCACCAGGGCGTGAGATGAGATCTCCCCTCGATCTCTCGACGACGAACGTTCGCCTCATCGAGCTTCGCGATGTGAAGCGAGATCGCTACGATGCGCTTCACGGAGCGCTCCGATGGAACCTGTGGGAATCCGCCACACTCTTCGCCTCCTACGCGCGTTCGCGCGCCCGTTCCAACGCGGTGCTCGATTTCACCCCGGAGACGCTCATACTCGGCCCGCAAGCGGATGGACCGTTGTCGTGGGATACGCCGAATCGTTTCCTCCTTTGGGGATGGATGCCGCTGCCCAAGCGCTTCGCTCTCGCATGCGCGTTGGAATGGCGCGATGGCTATCCGTTCATCGTCGTCAACGAGGAGCAGCGACTCGTGGAGCCGCCGAACCGACGACGGCTTCCCACGTATTTCTCCCTCAACCTTCACGTCGAGCGGCGATTTCAGCTCTTCGGCTTGCAGTGGGCCCTACGCGCCGGCGTCAATAATGTGACGAATCATCCCAACGCTTCGACCGTGAACAACAACGTGGATTCGCCGCAATTCCTCGCTCTCGGAGGACTCCAACGCCGCGCGTTCGTCGGGCGCCTCCGGCTCCTGGGGCGGAAGTGA
- a CDS encoding DUF2752 domain-containing protein, whose protein sequence is MGELLLVALAALLVYLTTSAPTTSLLFCPFRWLTGWPCPGCGMTRAFGALVQGQWERALSLHPLSPIVALGWLLFGLSAFSKAILPSRAPFRHLSALGERILMTSWTIGLALALVLGVWGIRLIALIVKGEASELFRQGWLSRL, encoded by the coding sequence TTGGGCGAACTTCTTCTGGTTGCGCTGGCAGCGCTTCTCGTGTACTTGACGACCTCGGCCCCGACGACTTCACTGCTCTTTTGCCCGTTTCGCTGGCTCACGGGGTGGCCGTGCCCGGGATGCGGAATGACGCGCGCATTCGGCGCACTGGTGCAGGGGCAATGGGAACGAGCCCTCTCCCTTCATCCGCTCAGTCCGATCGTCGCGCTCGGATGGTTGCTCTTCGGGCTCTCCGCGTTCTCGAAGGCCATCCTTCCCTCGCGCGCTCCGTTCCGCCACCTCAGCGCTCTCGGCGAGCGCATTCTGATGACCTCGTGGACCATTGGCCTAGCTCTCGCCCTGGTCCTGGGCGTATGGGGGATTCGCTTGATCGCTCTCATCGTCAAGGGGGAAGCAAGCGAGCTTTTCCGCCAGGGCTGGTTGAGTCGCTTGTGA